In Pollutimonas sp. M17, a single genomic region encodes these proteins:
- a CDS encoding AI-2E family transporter, giving the protein MDRVESKETKSQLLTTSRGAASGGSFGIAAHPALDNTASKPKVAAGGLALTTLAAIAFIFALQWAKEFFIPLILGILISFSLNPLVSWLERIRLPRVVATSVIMLALFGSSALVATSVYNEAQSIMDELPIATYKLTSAFKRMNSGESSTLEKLRSAANTLKEAAAPSKDDADANLEHTVAPPPAVVLKQADFNLNDWLWAGSLSAAAFVGQMTMVLFLVFFALLSGDTFKRKLVRLTGPSLSNKKITVQILDDINTSIQKYMLMLLVTNTLLGLATWAALHWIGLDNPGAWAVAAALLHVIPYFGSLLASVAIGCAAFLQFESFSTMLLAAGTTLAIATFVGMLVATWMTGRIAKMNAMAVFVALLFGAWLWGVWGMLLCVPTIVLVKVVSQHIEGLQPVAELLSE; this is encoded by the coding sequence ATGGATAGGGTGGAATCTAAAGAGACGAAGTCGCAGCTTCTGACGACGAGCCGCGGGGCCGCCTCGGGCGGATCCTTCGGCATCGCCGCACATCCAGCCCTGGATAACACGGCATCAAAGCCCAAAGTGGCGGCCGGCGGGCTGGCGCTGACCACGCTGGCGGCCATTGCCTTCATCTTTGCCCTGCAATGGGCAAAGGAGTTCTTCATTCCTCTCATCCTGGGAATACTGATTTCCTTCAGTTTGAATCCCCTGGTCAGTTGGCTGGAACGGATCCGGCTGCCGCGCGTGGTGGCGACCAGCGTCATCATGCTGGCCTTGTTCGGATCCAGCGCATTGGTGGCAACATCGGTATACAACGAAGCGCAATCCATCATGGACGAGCTGCCGATCGCCACGTACAAGCTGACCAGCGCCTTCAAGCGCATGAACAGCGGCGAATCGAGCACACTGGAAAAACTGCGCAGCGCCGCCAATACCTTGAAAGAGGCCGCCGCGCCCAGCAAAGACGATGCGGATGCGAATCTGGAGCACACGGTGGCGCCGCCCCCGGCCGTGGTCCTCAAGCAGGCCGACTTCAATCTGAATGACTGGTTGTGGGCCGGCTCGCTCAGCGCCGCCGCTTTCGTGGGGCAGATGACCATGGTGCTTTTCCTGGTGTTCTTCGCCCTGTTGTCGGGCGACACCTTCAAGCGCAAGCTGGTGCGGCTGACCGGCCCCTCGCTGTCGAACAAGAAAATCACCGTGCAGATTCTGGACGACATAAATACCTCGATTCAGAAATACATGCTTATGCTGCTGGTGACCAATACGCTGCTGGGCCTGGCGACGTGGGCGGCGCTGCACTGGATAGGCTTGGACAACCCCGGCGCCTGGGCCGTCGCCGCCGCGCTGCTGCACGTCATCCCCTACTTCGGCTCGCTGCTGGCCTCGGTGGCCATAGGCTGCGCCGCCTTCCTGCAATTCGAATCGTTTTCGACCATGTTGCTGGCGGCCGGCACCACACTGGCCATCGCCACCTTCGTCGGCATGCTGGTCGCCACCTGGATGACCGGCCGGATCGCCAAGATGAACGCCATGGCGGTCTTCGTGGCTCTGCTGTTCGGCGCCTGGCTTTGGGGCGTCTGGGGAATGCTGTTGTGCGTTCCCACCATTGTCCTGGTCAAGGTCGTTTCGCAGCACATCGAGGGGCTGCAGCCCGTTGCGGAACTGTTGAGCGAATAG
- a CDS encoding putative RNA methyltransferase, with translation MIVPFQALACPLDGAALHRSGNAWQCGSGHSFDISSQGYTHLLPVQRKRSRDPGDSKEMVASRRRFLGSGAYDPIAQATNRMVLAGAPVGANMACLDAGCGEGHYLRRLTASAGPDMTLALVGLDISKWAVQSAARQDKQMTWLVGSNANLPIRSGSLDWILCMFGFPVYAEFARVLKPGGQLLQVDAGSRHLHELREIIYPAIKAERKNTVSEPPGFERMESDMLNYSVPLSSMEQISDLLAMTPHLYRAKAEDVAKAKALTRLSITVDVRLARFRLKPTSL, from the coding sequence ATGATCGTCCCGTTCCAAGCCTTGGCCTGCCCGCTCGACGGGGCGGCGCTGCACCGTAGCGGAAATGCCTGGCAATGCGGGTCGGGACACAGTTTCGATATTTCCAGCCAGGGCTACACCCATCTGCTTCCCGTGCAAAGGAAGCGTTCGCGCGATCCGGGCGACAGCAAGGAAATGGTGGCGTCGCGTCGGCGCTTCCTGGGTTCGGGGGCGTACGACCCGATAGCCCAGGCCACGAACCGGATGGTTCTGGCCGGCGCGCCTGTCGGCGCAAACATGGCCTGCCTGGACGCCGGATGCGGCGAGGGACACTATCTGCGCCGCCTGACGGCGAGCGCCGGACCGGACATGACGCTGGCCCTGGTCGGGCTGGACATCTCGAAGTGGGCCGTCCAGTCCGCGGCCCGGCAAGACAAGCAGATGACATGGCTGGTGGGCAGCAATGCCAACCTGCCCATACGGTCCGGCAGCCTGGACTGGATACTTTGCATGTTCGGCTTTCCCGTCTATGCGGAATTCGCCCGGGTGCTCAAGCCAGGCGGACAGCTCTTGCAGGTGGATGCGGGCAGCCGCCATCTGCACGAACTGCGAGAGATCATCTACCCTGCAATCAAGGCGGAACGCAAGAACACCGTGTCCGAGCCGCCCGGCTTCGAGCGCATGGAGTCGGACATGCTGAATTACTCCGTGCCGCTGTCGAGCATGGAGCAGATCTCCGACCTGCTCGCCATGACGCCGCACCTGTACCGGGCGAAAGCCGAGGACGTGGCCAAAGCGAAAGCATTGACCCGCCTCTCGATCACCGTGGATGTACGCCTGGCAAGGTTCAGGCTGAAGCCCACCAGCCTATAA
- a CDS encoding AI-2E family transporter, with product MNHSNLYFRTFLLLLAVVTVAFIWVLLPYYGAIFWGTILAVVFAPLHRRLLARLRGRPNLAALTTLMIIILMVIIPLILITGSLLQEGAAIYKRLNTGELNLGDYFEQIMSVLPPSVHEVLTRFGVGDIFSLREKLSAGALQGSKFLATQAVNVGQNTFEFLIGLGIMLYLLFFLLRDGAQLARQSKQLIPLSDEHQQHLFRKFTTVVRATVKGNIVVAATQGALGGLMFWFLGIQGALLWGVLMAFLSLLPAVGAALIWVPVAVYFLVTGAIWQGVVLTLFGVLVIGLVDNLLRPLLVGKDTKIPDYVILISTLGGLAVFGLNGFVIGPLFAALFIACWDLFPSAIRMNQEE from the coding sequence ATGAACCATTCGAACCTTTATTTCCGCACATTCCTGCTGCTTCTGGCCGTGGTCACCGTGGCCTTCATATGGGTGCTGCTGCCCTATTACGGCGCCATTTTCTGGGGCACCATATTGGCCGTCGTATTCGCGCCCCTGCACCGGCGCTTGCTGGCCAGGCTGCGCGGCAGGCCCAACCTGGCCGCCTTGACGACGCTGATGATCATCATATTGATGGTCATCATTCCACTGATACTGATTACCGGGTCCCTGCTGCAGGAGGGCGCGGCCATCTACAAGCGCCTCAATACCGGCGAACTGAATCTGGGCGATTACTTCGAGCAGATCATGAGCGTCCTGCCCCCCTCGGTGCACGAAGTGCTGACCCGATTCGGCGTGGGCGACATCTTCAGCCTGCGCGAGAAGCTGTCGGCGGGCGCCTTGCAGGGCAGCAAGTTCCTGGCAACGCAGGCCGTCAACGTGGGCCAGAATACCTTCGAGTTCCTGATCGGCCTGGGCATCATGCTCTACCTGTTGTTTTTCCTGCTGCGCGACGGCGCCCAGCTGGCCCGCCAGAGCAAGCAATTGATTCCGCTCAGCGACGAGCACCAGCAGCATTTGTTCCGCAAGTTCACCACTGTCGTCCGGGCGACCGTCAAGGGCAATATCGTGGTGGCGGCCACGCAGGGAGCCCTGGGCGGGCTTATGTTCTGGTTCCTGGGGATACAGGGCGCCCTGTTATGGGGCGTACTGATGGCCTTCCTGTCCTTGCTGCCGGCGGTGGGCGCGGCGCTGATCTGGGTGCCGGTCGCGGTCTACTTCCTGGTGACCGGCGCCATCTGGCAGGGCGTCGTGCTGACCCTTTTCGGCGTGCTGGTCATCGGGCTGGTGGACAACCTCTTGCGCCCTCTTCTGGTGGGCAAGGACACCAAGATTCCCGACTATGTGATCCTGATTTCCACCCTGGGCGGGCTGGCGGTCTTCGGCCTGAACGGCTTTGTGATCGGGCCGCTGTTCGCCGCCTTGTTCATTGCCTGCTGGGACCTTTTCCCCTCGGCCATACGCATGAACCAAGAGGAATGA
- a CDS encoding MAPEG family protein translates to MTLVAWLLLVAALLPLLASAASKAGGKAYDNDNPRAWLARQEGWRARANAAQVNLFEGLPFFFAAVLFALYRQADPQWVAGLMAAWIALRLIYLGVYIAGYGSLRTLIWALALVLNMAMLFAGG, encoded by the coding sequence ATGACCCTCGTCGCTTGGCTCTTGTTGGTGGCGGCCCTTCTTCCCCTTCTTGCCTCCGCGGCGTCCAAGGCGGGCGGCAAGGCTTATGACAACGACAATCCACGTGCCTGGCTTGCGCGCCAGGAAGGTTGGCGGGCCAGGGCCAATGCGGCTCAGGTGAATCTGTTCGAAGGCCTGCCTTTCTTTTTCGCGGCCGTCCTGTTTGCGCTGTACCGGCAGGCGGACCCGCAATGGGTGGCGGGCCTGATGGCGGCCTGGATCGCTCTGCGGCTTATCTACCTGGGTGTCTACATCGCGGGCTACGGCTCGCTGCGCACGCTGATATGGGCGTTGGCGCTCGTGCTGAATATGGCCATGCTGTTTGCGGGCGGCTAG
- a CDS encoding siderophore-interacting protein, giving the protein MPTIDSAPVLQRIRHPFRARHVQLLARESISPGFLRLTLGGAELDGFISAGFDDHIKLILPQAGLEKPRLPVMIDGRPHIEGERPTMRDYTPLRHDAARNTLAMDFALHGTGPAAEWARGAPIGQWVGLAGPRGSMLVPVDLQWHWLLGDETAMPAIERRLAELPPGTQAVVRVQLADGADRRAWRSAANLDLQWVESLAPSVQSLDIPQGSGFIWAAGEHRAMAQLRKQVLSKPGADPRHMRIASYWKQGEVGHHEELGSAD; this is encoded by the coding sequence ATGCCTACCATCGACTCCGCTCCCGTCTTGCAGCGCATACGCCATCCTTTCCGTGCACGCCACGTGCAATTGCTGGCACGCGAATCCATCAGCCCCGGTTTTCTTCGTCTGACTCTGGGCGGCGCGGAGCTGGATGGTTTTATAAGCGCCGGCTTTGATGATCACATCAAGCTCATCCTGCCCCAGGCCGGCCTGGAAAAGCCGCGCCTGCCCGTCATGATCGACGGCCGTCCGCATATCGAGGGCGAGCGTCCCACCATGCGCGACTACACCCCCCTGCGCCATGACGCGGCGCGCAACACGCTGGCGATGGACTTTGCCCTGCATGGGACGGGACCGGCCGCCGAGTGGGCGCGGGGAGCGCCCATAGGTCAATGGGTGGGCCTTGCCGGCCCGCGCGGCAGCATGCTGGTCCCCGTCGATTTGCAATGGCATTGGCTGTTGGGCGATGAAACGGCCATGCCGGCGATCGAGCGTCGCCTGGCGGAGCTGCCCCCAGGCACGCAGGCCGTGGTTCGGGTGCAGCTTGCCGACGGGGCGGATCGGCGCGCATGGCGCAGCGCCGCCAATCTGGATTTGCAATGGGTGGAATCGCTGGCCCCGTCGGTTCAGTCGCTGGACATCCCACAGGGTTCCGGATTCATCTGGGCGGCCGGTGAACACCGCGCCATGGCCCAACTGCGCAAGCAGGTGCTTTCCAAGCCCGGCGCCGATCCCAGGCACATGCGCATCGCCTCGTACTGGAAGCAGGGAGAGGTGGGGCACCACGAGGAACTCGGTTCCGCCGATTGA
- a CDS encoding carotenoid oxygenase family protein: MQTAATATIGSLAGLASSMMQEYDYFPEVRGRIPLELEGTLYRNGPGRFELGGVRKRHLLDGDGMIQAFDFAQGRVRYRNRFVRTRKYQAEQGAGRFVMPTWTTRAPGGMVRNVGNKIRSQAGVTVTLKNGCLYAFDEVGLPYGLDPDTLETWGERQVGPDDIHIDYKAHTKTDGRNGHWLLLGVEHGPRTWLDLVVRDGKGRQLGHQRVASPRPSYIHDWFFTERHVVILLHPVELSLPRFLSGLASFTDSLQWRPKKGNMVAVLDRAGAGSPVFLETDACFMWHSLNAFDLGDSIVADFVGYDAPDHFLGEKAAFRMIMDGKPGLQQNKGMLRRYIINVPGKCLAQDSLSEENHEFPMVDPDVAGHRHRFGHYTTAPGATVFHHGLARVDMNSGRREAVFVGDAAHLGEPVFVRDPSSAAEQGWLLTLGLDALTATSFLAVFRSDRLSDGPLARVLLTHSTPLSFHGYWHDRHA; encoded by the coding sequence ATGCAGACTGCAGCCACGGCAACCATAGGTTCGCTGGCCGGCCTGGCCAGTTCCATGATGCAGGAGTACGACTATTTTCCTGAGGTGCGGGGCCGGATCCCTTTGGAACTCGAAGGGACCCTGTATCGCAACGGCCCTGGCCGCTTCGAGCTGGGCGGGGTGCGCAAGCGCCACCTGCTGGACGGCGACGGCATGATACAGGCTTTCGATTTTGCCCAGGGCCGCGTCCGGTACCGCAATCGTTTCGTCCGGACCCGCAAGTACCAGGCCGAACAGGGCGCCGGCCGCTTTGTCATGCCGACATGGACCACCCGGGCTCCGGGGGGCATGGTTCGCAATGTAGGCAACAAGATACGATCTCAGGCAGGCGTGACCGTGACGCTCAAGAATGGCTGCCTGTACGCCTTCGACGAGGTCGGCCTGCCTTACGGGCTGGATCCGGACACCCTGGAGACCTGGGGCGAGCGGCAAGTGGGGCCGGACGACATCCATATCGACTACAAGGCGCATACCAAGACGGATGGGCGAAACGGCCATTGGCTGCTCTTGGGCGTGGAGCACGGGCCCAGGACCTGGCTGGACCTGGTGGTACGCGACGGAAAGGGCAGGCAGCTTGGCCATCAGCGCGTGGCCTCGCCCCGGCCCTCGTACATCCATGACTGGTTTTTTACAGAGCGCCATGTGGTGATCCTGCTTCATCCGGTGGAGCTGTCCCTGCCGCGCTTCCTGTCGGGGCTGGCCAGTTTCACCGACAGCCTGCAATGGCGGCCGAAAAAGGGAAATATGGTGGCGGTCCTGGACCGCGCGGGAGCCGGATCGCCGGTATTCCTGGAAACCGACGCCTGCTTCATGTGGCATAGCCTGAATGCCTTCGACCTGGGCGACTCCATCGTCGCCGATTTCGTGGGCTACGACGCACCCGACCACTTCCTGGGCGAGAAGGCCGCTTTTCGCATGATCATGGACGGCAAGCCGGGCTTGCAGCAGAACAAGGGCATGCTGCGCCGCTACATCATCAATGTGCCCGGCAAGTGCCTGGCGCAAGATTCGCTGAGCGAGGAGAATCACGAGTTCCCCATGGTGGATCCCGATGTCGCGGGCCACCGCCATCGCTTCGGACACTACACCACGGCGCCCGGCGCCACGGTATTCCACCATGGATTGGCCCGCGTTGACATGAACAGCGGGCGGCGCGAGGCGGTCTTCGTGGGCGATGCGGCCCACCTGGGCGAGCCCGTATTCGTGCGCGACCCGTCGTCGGCGGCCGAGCAGGGATGGCTGCTTACCCTGGGGCTGGATGCCTTGACGGCGACGTCCTTCCTGGCCGTCTTCCGGTCCGACCGCCTATCCGACGGCCCGCTTGCGCGCGTGTTGCTGACGCACTCCACGCCGCTCAGCTTTCATGGCTATTGGCATGACCGGCATGCTTGA
- a CDS encoding MarR family winged helix-turn-helix transcriptional regulator, with protein MKPSLSVDVFDCVHELLSLFRERMRRSLEAAHPELTFNEMRILMRTGRHPGITQKDLVEHSHTDKAQMARLLAHLQEKGWLKRSASESDKRVRCLHLSARGQRLFTQLRSLQDQVATQLLKDCPSSSQAQLLALLQDARSSAAAR; from the coding sequence ATGAAACCATCCCTATCGGTCGACGTATTCGACTGCGTTCATGAATTGCTGTCCCTTTTTCGCGAGCGCATGCGTAGGTCCCTGGAAGCCGCGCATCCAGAGCTGACGTTCAATGAGATGCGCATATTGATGCGCACGGGACGCCACCCGGGGATCACGCAAAAAGACCTGGTGGAGCACAGCCATACCGACAAAGCGCAGATGGCGCGCCTGCTAGCTCATTTGCAGGAAAAGGGCTGGCTGAAGCGCAGCGCCAGCGAAAGCGACAAGCGCGTGCGCTGCCTGCACCTAAGCGCACGCGGCCAGCGGCTTTTCACGCAGCTGCGCAGCTTGCAGGATCAGGTCGCCACCCAGTTGCTGAAGGACTGCCCTTCTTCTTCGCAAGCCCAATTGCTGGCCTTGTTGCAGGACGCCAGGAGCAGCGCCGCGGCTCGATGA
- a CDS encoding DUF2569 domain-containing protein, whose protein sequence is MGTWSVWHFIVFILVACLGAWTARAVDKKSLNSLRPDPTGYGGWLVILSAFLIFWAAQELGEFYRVKAQIALLIPSALDDPDYLEYIGYAQAMAWFEALLLALCVIVLAASRSARTVKAAIAALWIAGPVSAGLELLLAESYFGDYIVEHDYSALAATMLFATVLTWYFLTSRRVRTTYLPKAGRR, encoded by the coding sequence ATGGGAACATGGAGTGTCTGGCATTTCATCGTTTTTATTCTTGTGGCCTGCCTGGGCGCCTGGACAGCCAGAGCCGTCGATAAAAAGAGTTTGAACAGCCTGCGTCCCGATCCCACAGGATATGGCGGATGGCTTGTCATTCTGTCGGCTTTCCTTATCTTCTGGGCGGCACAGGAGCTGGGCGAGTTCTATCGCGTAAAAGCCCAGATAGCGCTGCTGATACCGTCGGCGCTGGACGATCCGGACTACCTCGAATACATCGGCTACGCGCAAGCCATGGCCTGGTTCGAAGCCCTGTTGCTGGCCTTGTGCGTCATCGTGCTTGCGGCAAGCCGGTCGGCCCGGACGGTCAAGGCGGCGATTGCGGCGCTCTGGATTGCCGGCCCCGTATCGGCCGGGCTGGAGCTGCTGCTGGCGGAGTCGTATTTCGGCGACTATATCGTGGAACACGACTACTCGGCGCTGGCCGCCACCATGCTGTTCGCCACGGTGCTGACCTGGTATTTCCTGACGTCCCGACGTGTCCGGACCACCTACCTGCCGAAGGCGGGCAGGCGCTGA